The following coding sequences are from one Triticum aestivum cultivar Chinese Spring chromosome 5A, IWGSC CS RefSeq v2.1, whole genome shotgun sequence window:
- the LOC123107337 gene encoding probable auxin efflux carrier component 5b has protein sequence MIGWGDVYKVVSAMAPLYFALGLGYASVRWWKFFTRDQCDAVNRLVIYFALPFFAFDFNAHAGTFAASYRVLAADAVAKLVVVLAVAGWVASCRWRQWSCAPKAPAARPARPGGGRGPSYSWCITGYSLGTLNNGLLVGVPLLDAMYGKWARDIVVQLSVVQAVVWLPLLLVVFEARQAWLEVTSAPAPDGAREEGDQAVPGSDDVDRPAAAGDGRKTAATGWAFWARLLRTVGLKVVGNPNVYASLLGVLWSSVANRWHLEMPGIIDGSISIMSRTGLGIGMFNMGLFIGLQDKLVVCGPGLTSLGMAMRFVAAPAATMIGALLLGLRGDLLRVAILQAALPQSIGTFIFAREYDLHANILSTAVIVGTLASLPVLATYYVVLGLM, from the exons ATGATAGGATGGGGGGACGTGTACAAGGTGGTGTCCGCCATGGCGCCGCTCTACTTCGCCCTGGGCCTCGGCTACGCCTCCGTGCGGTGGTGGAAGTTCTTCACCCGCGACCAGTGCGACGCCGTGAACCGCCTCGTCATCTACTTCGCGCTCCCCTTCTTCGCCTTCGACTTCAACGCCCACGCCGGCACGTTCGCCGCCAGCTACCGCGTCCTGGCCGCCGACGCCGTCGCCAAGCTCGTCGTGGTGCTCGCGGTCGCCGGGTGGGTCGCGTCCTGCCGCTGGAGGCAATGGAGCTGCGCCCCCAAGGCGCCAGCCGCGAGGCCGGCGCGGCCGGGTGGCGGCCGCGGCCCCTCCTACTCGTGGTGCATCACCGGCTACTCGCTGGGCACGCTCAACAACGGGCTCCTCGTGGGCGTGCCGCTGCTGGACGCCATGTACGGCAAGTGGGCGCGCGACATCGTCGTGCAGCTGTCGGTGGTGCAGGCCGTCGTGTGGCTCCCGCTGCTGCTGGTGGTGTTCGAGGCGAGGCAGGCCTGGCTGGAGGTGACGTCGGCGCCGGCACCCGACGGCGCGCGAGAAGAAGGCGATCAGGCAGTGCCTGGGAGCGACGACGTCGACCGGCCAGCGGCAGCCGGGGACGGCCGGAAGACGGCGGCGACGGGGTGGGCGTTCTGGGCGCGGCTGCTGCGGACGGTTGGGCTCAAGGTCGTCGGCAACCCGAACGTGTACGCGAGCCTCCTTGGCGTTCTGTGGTCCTCCGTGGCAAACAG GTGGCACCTGGAAATGCCAGGCATCATAGACGGCTCCATTTCGATCATGTCAAGGACCGGCCTTGGAATCGGAATGTTTAACATGG GCTTGTTCATCGGTCTGCAGGACAAGCTCGTCGTGTGCGGGCCTGGATTAACCTCGTTGGGCATGGCGATGAGGTTTGTCGCTGCGCCAGCCGCCACCATGATTGGAGCGCTACTTTTGGGACTACGTGGCGACCTTCTGCGTGTTGCCATCTTACAG GCTGCACTGCCTCAGTCCATCGGGACATTTATCTTTGCGCGAGAGTATGACCTGCATGCCAATATACTCAGTACCGC gGTGATAGTCGGCACGTTGGCTTCGCTGCCTGTTTTAGCCACATATTATGTTGTTTTAGGGCTCATGTGA